Proteins encoded by one window of Vibrio panuliri:
- a CDS encoding Hsp70 family protein: MEHQQATTEQAHPAFSVGIDLGTTHCVMSFLDTRNEDAHVEVMEIPQLTAPGTVETRSQLGSFLYQPHEHEMNASSRVLPWSTEPKALVGAIARNLGSKTPIRLIASAKSWLCHGGVNRRDAFLPAGSPEEVEKVSPLRATELYLEHLTAAWNHTHPNFPLQEQDVTITVPASFDPAARDLTAEAARNVGLAHLTLLEEPQAALYNWIDNSGDKWREQVTVGDIVLVVDIGGGTTDLSLVEVTEEDGNLTLNRIAVGEHILLGGDNMDLALAYRLKMKLAQEGKELQPWQVQAMTHACRDAKEALLNDAELQSVPIVVPSRGSKLLGATLKTELTQQEVQQTLVDGFFPIVAITEHPVQRNRGALTQMGLPYAQDAGITRHIAAFLSKQAHALSGDSAPAQEYNPFAGMPGMGAETPSADFIKPTAILFNGGVLKSTLLSNRLEETIGEWLIEGGAELPKRLTGTDLDLAVASGASYYGSVRRGQGVRIRGGIASSYYVGIESAMPAIPGMAPPMEALCVAPFGMEEGSSVDVPSQEFGLIIGQPVNFQFFGSTVRRDDSAGTHLDYWAPEELEELPEIQVTLPVSEGRREGEVVPVTLASRVTELGTLYLEAIAADNGQKWHVEFDVREDAKNDNQQA; this comes from the coding sequence ATGGAGCACCAACAAGCAACAACAGAACAAGCACACCCAGCATTTAGCGTTGGTATTGACTTGGGTACCACTCACTGTGTGATGTCTTTCTTAGACACACGCAATGAAGATGCGCACGTTGAAGTCATGGAGATCCCACAACTTACCGCGCCGGGCACGGTTGAAACACGCAGTCAACTTGGTTCATTTCTGTACCAACCACACGAGCATGAGATGAATGCTTCGTCGCGAGTGCTTCCTTGGTCAACAGAACCTAAAGCTTTGGTGGGCGCAATTGCACGTAACCTTGGCTCTAAGACGCCTATTCGCCTAATTGCCAGCGCAAAATCATGGCTTTGCCACGGTGGTGTTAACCGTCGTGATGCCTTTCTTCCTGCTGGCAGCCCTGAAGAAGTTGAAAAAGTCTCACCACTTCGAGCGACTGAGCTTTATCTTGAACACTTAACCGCTGCTTGGAATCACACTCATCCAAACTTCCCTCTTCAAGAGCAGGATGTGACGATTACAGTGCCTGCGTCATTTGACCCAGCCGCCCGTGATTTAACCGCAGAAGCAGCGCGTAATGTCGGTCTTGCTCACTTGACTCTGTTGGAAGAGCCTCAAGCGGCACTGTACAACTGGATTGATAACAGCGGTGACAAGTGGCGCGAACAAGTCACCGTTGGCGACATCGTTTTAGTCGTCGATATCGGTGGTGGTACCACTGACCTTTCTTTGGTTGAAGTCACCGAAGAAGATGGCAACCTAACGCTAAACCGCATTGCAGTAGGCGAACATATCCTACTCGGCGGTGACAACATGGATCTTGCCCTTGCCTACCGCCTAAAAATGAAGCTGGCGCAAGAAGGCAAAGAGCTACAACCATGGCAAGTGCAAGCCATGACGCACGCATGCCGTGATGCAAAAGAAGCACTGCTCAATGACGCAGAACTTCAATCGGTGCCGATTGTTGTTCCTAGCCGCGGCTCAAAACTGCTGGGTGCCACGTTGAAAACTGAACTGACTCAGCAAGAAGTTCAGCAAACATTGGTTGATGGCTTCTTCCCAATCGTCGCAATTACTGAACACCCAGTGCAACGCAACCGTGGCGCACTGACCCAAATGGGTCTGCCGTACGCACAGGATGCTGGCATTACCCGTCACATTGCGGCGTTCTTGTCTAAACAAGCCCATGCGCTCTCTGGCGATTCAGCACCTGCTCAGGAATATAACCCATTTGCGGGTATGCCGGGCATGGGCGCTGAAACCCCATCAGCAGACTTTATCAAACCTACTGCAATCTTGTTCAACGGTGGTGTACTCAAATCAACCCTGCTATCGAATCGCCTTGAAGAAACGATTGGTGAGTGGTTAATTGAGGGTGGCGCTGAGCTACCGAAACGCCTAACCGGAACTGACCTTGATCTTGCCGTGGCAAGCGGTGCATCTTACTACGGCTCTGTTCGTCGTGGGCAAGGTGTTCGAATTCGTGGCGGTATTGCATCTAGCTACTATGTCGGTATTGAAAGCGCAATGCCTGCGATTCCGGGTATGGCACCACCAATGGAAGCACTATGTGTCGCGCCATTTGGTATGGAAGAAGGCTCAAGCGTTGATGTACCAAGCCAAGAGTTTGGTTTGATTATTGGTCAGCCAGTGAACTTCCAGTTCTTTGGTTCAACAGTACGTCGTGACGACTCAGCTGGCACGCACCTTGATTACTGGGCACCGGAAGAGTTAGAAGAGTTGCCAGAGATTCAAGTGACTCTACCAGTATCAGAAGGACGTCGTGAAGGCGAAGTCGTTCCGGTCACGCTGGCTTCTCGCGTCACCGAGCTTGGCACACTCTATCTTGAAGCGATAGCGGCCGACAATGGTCAAAAATGGCATGTTGAGTTCGATGTGCGCGAAGACGCGAAGAACGATAACCAACAAGCATAA